The following coding sequences are from one Paenibacillus sp. JDR-2 window:
- a CDS encoding class I SAM-dependent rRNA methyltransferase has translation MSKAKVWLQKGRRKRLEAGHPWIYANEIEKLEGEAEPGALVDIVGSNGKYLATGYYNSESQITVRVVSYQPLEEMDADFFREKFRLCEAHRSRFVQDRDCRLVYGEADFLPGLVVDRFADVLVVQILTLGMDIRREALVAALVDVFQPKGIYERSDVGVRQLEGLELRTGVLYGECPRILEIEENGLKLEVDIVEGQKTGYFYDQRENRASIEPLMKGWGARSGIRLENRPADTDTEVTRLVPVNPNGKEVTFPYWDGATVLECFAHTGSFTLHACKYGAKKVTCLDVSEHAIDTARRNVERNGFADRVEFVVADAFDYLRTQVKGVEERAERSRAGADTSKPLSGGGRTWDVVILDPPAFAKTKSAVAGACRGYKDINLHGLKLVNEGGYLVTASCSYHMRPDLFLETIQEAASDAGKLLRLVEWRAAGKDHPQLLGVSEGHYLKFAVFEVRSK, from the coding sequence TCTTGAAGCGGGCCACCCATGGATTTATGCAAATGAAATTGAAAAGCTGGAAGGGGAAGCGGAGCCAGGTGCGCTGGTGGATATCGTTGGTTCTAACGGCAAATATTTGGCGACGGGTTATTATAATTCTGAATCCCAGATTACGGTCCGTGTCGTCTCCTATCAGCCGCTCGAAGAGATGGACGCCGACTTCTTCCGCGAGAAGTTTCGTCTATGCGAAGCGCATCGCAGCCGGTTCGTGCAGGACCGCGATTGCCGGCTCGTCTACGGAGAGGCCGATTTTCTTCCCGGCCTAGTGGTAGACCGTTTCGCCGACGTGCTGGTTGTTCAGATTTTGACGCTTGGAATGGATATTCGCCGGGAAGCGCTTGTAGCAGCTCTTGTTGACGTATTCCAGCCGAAAGGGATTTACGAGCGGAGCGATGTCGGAGTTAGGCAGCTGGAGGGGCTAGAGCTTCGCACCGGAGTACTGTATGGGGAGTGTCCGAGGATTCTCGAGATTGAAGAGAATGGTCTTAAGCTGGAAGTCGATATCGTGGAAGGCCAAAAGACCGGCTATTTCTACGATCAACGCGAGAATCGCGCTTCTATCGAGCCTCTGATGAAGGGCTGGGGTGCGCGCAGCGGCATTCGCCTTGAGAACCGACCTGCTGATACGGATACAGAAGTCACTAGGCTTGTACCGGTGAATCCGAACGGCAAAGAAGTAACCTTCCCTTATTGGGACGGTGCGACCGTGCTGGAGTGCTTTGCCCACACCGGCAGCTTCACTCTCCATGCCTGCAAATACGGCGCGAAAAAAGTAACCTGCCTTGACGTATCCGAGCATGCTATCGACACAGCGCGCCGTAACGTGGAGCGTAACGGCTTCGCGGACCGCGTAGAATTTGTCGTGGCGGATGCCTTTGATTATTTGCGCACGCAGGTAAAAGGCGTTGAGGAGCGTGCGGAGCGCAGCCGTGCCGGTGCGGATACTTCCAAGCCGCTAAGCGGCGGCGGTCGTACCTGGGATGTTGTTATCCTTGATCCTCCTGCTTTTGCAAAGACCAAAAGCGCAGTTGCAGGAGCATGCCGCGGGTATAAGGACATCAACCTGCATGGCCTCAAGCTGGTTAACGAAGGCGGCTATCTCGTTACGGCCAGCTGCTCGTATCATATGCGGCCGGATCTGTTCCTCGAGACCATTCAGGAAGCGGCATCCGATGCCGGCAAATTGCTGCGTCTCGTGGAGTGGCGGGCTGCAGGCAAGGATCATCCTCAGCTGCTTGGCGTATCGGAAGGACACTACCTGAAATTTGCCGTGTTCGAAGTGC